The Juglans regia cultivar Chandler chromosome 10, Walnut 2.0, whole genome shotgun sequence genome includes the window ATTCACCCATAGGATCTACTTTctggtgaaatatgaagaaaaacagagaaataataataacacaagaatttacgtggaaactcccaaaTTCAGGagaaaaaccaccagacccagagaagaaaatacactatgtgaaaaattattacaatcacataatttttctcctcaccccaaatgacacccacaaagcttccccactagcaaaactttaactctcacctatttcccttttacaagaaaaaactaatagaagaattttactagagtcacaaaTTACTAAATAAGTTTATGATTTGGTGTACTTTAACTAGAGACTAAGCCctcttatttataggccatcagcCTTGGCTCCTCCATCACTCCCCACCGATGTGGGACTCCAAAGGAGCTAATCCAACAATCTCCACCTTGCGACTTTGGCTGATCCCACAGCCACGCTCCGCCgcaatgaagatcttcatagcttctactatcatgctccaccataaaagtatacccactcagaataaaccaattccaaacatttcaatttcggcacatgtcgaaaataaccttgctgaaaaattatggtgtaACTTCCACGTTTGGCTTTCCTGGAAGTTCATCAGCCATCGACATAAATTTTCACCACACACCCTGCATTAATGCCAAATCAATGCCTGTGTGCAAACTTGTGGACCagctaacattaacacatcctcTATCATTGCAACTTTGGGAATTAACGGCATGCCATGAGGATGTACATGTCCCTTTAACAGACATCGTCTTCCATGGAGAGGGACACAATGTTAGTTTCATTACCAGTATCTTCATTTACTGACTTGGAGCCACTTGTCGAACCTGCTCCCGCTCTtggataatttttcttgacgTGCCCAGATTGTCCACACACCCAACAGATTACTTTCATCTTCATGGAgttcttatttttctcattacTAGCTACTACCAATGCTAAGTTCACAGGTGGACCATTTCTTCCACCACAGAATCTTTTCTCTTCAGAAAAGAGTTTACTGGTaacctttgaaaaaattattttctccttcccaTGTATCAAAATAGGCTTCATATGCTCATAGGAAGATGGAAGAGATCAGATGAGCCTCAAGGtttgatcctcatcatcaattttaactccAATAGATTCTAACTCAGAGACAATGTCATTGAGAACacttaaatgatctgaaatagtcATACCTTCACTCATCTGCAGTGTATGAAACTGCTCCTTTAGGTACACCCGATTTGAGACGCATTTTGTCTGATACAACTCTTCGAGCTTTTCCCATAGTTCATTTGCCGTAGATATTCCATGTATATTTGCAAGAACATTCTTGGCCAAGCACAGACGTATCGCACTTGCTGCTCTCAAATCTAGATCCTCTCAATCTTCATTGCTCATTACAGATCTGCTCTTTGTTTCATCAGTCACTCTAGTATCACTGCTGACTTCAGGGGTTGGTCTGCCCTTCAACGTCTTGTGTAATCctgattgaatcaaaacatccttgacttgaacttgccacaagccaaaattgattcttCTATCAATTTCTCTACCTCGTATCTAATAGAATTTGAAGCCTTACTTCCGGACATTGCCTCGATGAATTTTTACCGTAGAAATGAATAGTGCTCACTAAGTAAGTTTCCATGAAAGATTATTCTTTCCTAGACAGAACTTTAAAAATTCCTAGGAAAGATTGGAGGGTCACACTGGACCACTTAAATATCAATCTCCTAGATAGAGCCTCCTTAGACTATACGTATCCACACTACTACACCAAAGCTCCACCCACCAAAAAGAAcctagtggctctgataccacttgttaggaaTTTGAATATCTCAAATTCATCCCTAGGATACACTTTctggtgaaatatgaagaaaaacagagaaataataataacacaaaAATTTACGTGAAAACTCTCAAATTCAAGAGAAAAACCACCAGActcagagaagaaaatatactatgtgaaaaattattacaatcacacaatttttctcctcatctcaaatgacacccacaaagtTTCCCTACTAATAAAACTTTAACTTTCACATACATCTTTCTcttttataagaataaatttataatttgatatacttTAACTATAGACTAAACCctcttatttataggccatgAACTTTGGCTCCTCCACCACTCCCCACTAATGTGGGACTCCAAACGAGCTAACCCAACACCTCATTACCAACCGCTGCAGCTACAGCAGTGGAGGGGGATCCGGGTGAAGGTGCGGGACGAGAACCTAGAGGATTGAGCGGCTTATAAAGCGCCAGCAGACCCACCACATCAAGAACTCCGAGAAGCGCATCTTGGCCCGCAAGAACCTCGAGCGCAAGATCCGATCCCAGGACCTCGCGCGCAAGCTCAAGGCCATTCTTGTCAAGAAAGTCAGGTAAATACTTGTATTTTTCTCCTCAAAACCCCTGTAAATTATAGTTGATGAATGCACGCAGGGTTTTTGTTTAAGTTTATTCTTAAAGTAATTTGATCTGTTCATAGGCACTTGCTATTAGTCGATTTTTAGTAATGTGAGTAttcattcaattttaaaatgtaagttgaGTTTGGAAATTTGCAAAACTGACCTGGAATCGTGTAAAACTGATAAAACCTATGGTGCTTCATTGTTCTCTAATCACATAGGTCCCATGCTGAGAGCTAGACATGGCTTACACATCTAGTAGCTTTGTTTCGTGTGCTACATggtgtttttttaatgtttatgcCTTTTCTCCAGTTTATAATGTCTAAAAAATCTACCTAGAGTGCATTCTAGTTACCTGTATTGTTAAAGGGATTCTttctgtctttttcttttttggagacGGAGCTTTGTTGATGCTGAAGTTTTTATTATGTGAACCTGCGAGAATCTAAATTTTGTATCCAGTGCTACTTCAGGGTAAGGTTTTGAAGGAATCCACTCTGGACAGATAATGTTTGAGCTAGCCAAATTGGCCTCTTCCAATAATATCGCATTCCCATCCAAAGCATTCTCGTCGTGATCGGATCGATCTGTAGATGATctctcacatgcatgcatattcatcGCATATATAAATGAGTTGATCCGATATCGGGTCTGGTCGGGTTGGGCTGAAGTATTTCTCACAATCATTCGGGTCGGATCGGGCTCGGATACTGAACGGTttggtcgggttgcagccctagaAATCACTATGTGTTTTTAGCTAGACTTTCATTAAAGTATAGATCTACACTACTGCTCATTAAATCAAGTGGGTGAAGAAaactgattttaaaaaatatgcctTAGCGACTTTCATGTACTACTTCCATAAACATTTGGTTGTAGGCATTACCAGCCTCTCACCCTCAGCCAACACTTCTCTTGCACGTTCacactacatattatattcaTGGTGTTATTAAATACGAATAAATTCTTATATGCAAATCTTGCACATTCTTGACATGCCATTCCTTCTTGATATGCTATTTCTGTTGTTTTTGCACTCGAGTCTTTATGATGTGAATGATTCCTGCTTTTGCGGGGCAAACCTGGTTCGCGTGTTCATCATCATAGATCTGAGGTTTCCTTTATTTGTACACGTGGAAAAGAAACTTCTCCTTGAAGTGGATGTTGGATATATGGCCCATGATTCTGTGAATATAAAAAGCAGGATCCATTTTCATGAACAGTAATCAATGAGCAAAAGGAACCCGGTGAGTGGCAATCATGGTTCCGGTCTCATATTCTCTTGGCGTAGAGCTTGCAACTATAGTCAATAAATAGGAGTCGAAACATAGAATtatctgcttttttttttttcactagtcCTCACAAAGGATTGTAAATTATCTGTTGCAGTATCCAAACTTGTATGGATACTAAAGTGACCAAGAGAGAggggaaaatgagaaagaaacgACAGATGATGATAAGGGGAAAATGAGAGAAGGAAGAATGTGATCTTTCATAACCTCGTAACCATTACCATTTAATAGAAGAGTTTGACAACTACATCTTAGCCAAGTTTCAGAGATGCAAGAAACAATCACAAGCTTTATAACACACTATGCAAAGCTCTTACATTATATAGCTTTGTCTTTTTCGTAAATGGCAAGTAGCAAACTATAATGCCAAAAGAGAATGTCCTTTGTCAACCATTATTAATCTAAAATTACAGATTAAAAGAAACTTTAATATAGTGTGAAAATTCAATGAAAACTAAATTCAAGAGAGACTACCACCATGAAGTTTGAAGGAGGCCCTCTCCTAGTGACTCACGGTACAATGACAAAAAGAGGCTGCAAGGAGACAGAAAGGGAATTCAGATAAATAAATGCATGATGAAGTAAATATTATGGCATTTGTGAATGTGTTacagagcgagagagagagagagagagagagagatagatcaCCATGTCTACACTAACTGGCTTTGTATCCTCTACAAGAATCTCTGTTAATGTTCCAGACTGATCAGCCTGCACAATATTGAACATTAGTAATCACAAATGTCAGGCATTAAGTCATTTTAGGCCTCAAGGTGAAATGCGGCATGGTCTCGATTCGAATCTCCATTGGGATAATAGgactaaataattaattatattagcaAAACAACGTATATGTGAAAATTAAGgtcatttaaaagtattttcCATCAAGACAATGTTCCCTAATTCAAGCAACAAGAATGATTCTCCATATCCACGATGAAGATTGACATAATTTATCCATCTAGAAATGACACCAGCAGGAGGGGCCAATAAAGATGAAACTTATGAATTCGTTTGGGAACACAAATGTTCTAAGCATTTTCAgatatttccttcccaaacgccactcaaacacaaaacactttcaatttcaaatcttcaacattttcatttaattattacctaatcattacaactttcacaaactttcaaacaaaacataaaaaacaatatcaccttttcaaatttcaaaataaaaataatcttaaaaaattatattcaaacaattttttaattttataatatttttatttaattttttttctctcatttctcaaaacctaataaaacattactcaaactatttcactactattcacgtATATACTGAGATATTCTAAGTCTCCAAAGAGGCCTAAAGAAATATGTAGGGACCAACCCACTTCAGTTTGAACAGTCGAGGAAAGAGATACCTCAATTTCATTCATTAGTTTCATTGCCTCGATGATGCAGACAATCTGACCTTTCTGGACTTTATCTCCTACCTGGAAAAtggtaaaattataatgagtaTATTTTATACAGATTATATACCCTCATAGTGAATTACGGAATACATAAAGATTGAGTTGTTCAAGACATGATTTCCCATCTGCCATGTCCTTTCGGGGTCCTTTGGGGGACAAGCCCTTGGGTGGTCACCAAAATGGAATTACCTTGACAAATGGTGGTTCACCAGGTGCAGGACAGCGATAGAAGGTTCCAGCCATGGGGCATTTCAGTGGTGGATGTGACGAAGTGTTTGCCTTTGCAGGGGCGGGTAAGGCAGGTGCAGGTGCTGATGCTGAAGGAGGGTTTGCAGAAGCAGGAGCAGCTGCTGTGGCTGGTGGCAGAGGAGATGGAAGCATCACATGGGTAAGGGGTGGTGGCATACTAGCAACAGGAGCTGCCTGCTGTAGAGCTTCCTTTTTTCTGATTAAGATCTCACAGCCCAATTGCTTCAGCTGCAGCTCCGCAATATCTCTCGAATCAACAAGTCTGCGCATAAGAAACATACAAATTTCAGCAAGAACGATGTGTCTTGCATGTATCAAACAGTGAATAATACTGGCAAGCATGTGAGTGCCAAAGAAGTTTCTACTTACTTGATAAGATCTGATACATGAGCCATGAATGCTGAGATTGATGATTCATTAGGAACGGTGTCTCGAACAGGATGTGACGAGTCAACTTTCACTTCTGATGATGGGGCTCCATACTTTGTGGAAAGTACAGGTGCAGAATTTGAAGATTTTTCGGCCGTAACCTGGATTGAAAGTCGATTTGTAGTAGGTGCTCATACCGAATATCTCATTCAAGTAAGGTCTTTTTTCTTGCCTATTGAGAACAATCTTACCTCATTCAGCTTTGCACACATCTTCCAGTCCCTGGATTGCTTCAAGTTATGGCTctgcaaaacaaaatcataccGCAAAAGAATAAAAGTTTTGCAGAAACGAAACTAGGCATGACAATCTTTGTGTAGACTGCATTCGTATTCGCATTAGTCAAAAACCATACAGAAAATCGAGAATTTCAAAACTGTAAATTTTGTTTCACAGTGGGTACCACAAACTGCATTCAATTTACAGTCTTCAATTATCctacaaacaaaattattcaCTCCATTAATACTCTCTCCTAGCTCTTGAGTCAAGGTGGACCCACAACAAATTTTACAAGTGACACCCACTGTTATCCTTTctgaataattttctttttttttataagtattctTACGGAATTATAAGTAATGGCTCGTATTAAgactgaaaatatttcatttcatcttattattataatttttttaaattctcacgatataataaataatttaaattttttaaattttaaaataataataatattaaaaaataatattttattcaatttttaactatcatttaaaattatctcatttcatctctatctcactattcaaatgagACTTAagtgtatataaataaaaaataaaaagagcaaaATTCGGAAAGAATCATCAAATAATAAgcttttttataatgattacaaTTAcctatacaaacaaaaaaagaaacttgaGATTCATATAAATTGAATTGTCGAAACAAAAAACTATAATGATCTAAAATATCATGGATGGAGAAtaactaatataaataaaataaagacaaaaaaaccCAGAAATCACGTACAGGGTCACCGAGGAAAGATCCGTGTAAGGCACACGGTCTGGGACTGGAACCGCGATGAAGCGAGAGCATCGTGTGCTGGTGCGTATTAGAATCTTTCACCCCGGATCGGCGGCGTGGGAGCGAGGTGGTCTTGGGGCACGGCACCGGAAAGGACTCCATTTCTGGAAACAGAGAAGTTAGGAAACAAGAGAATTGGTGGGtttgtttgatgttttcttctgCACTCTCTCAGTTTCCTTAAAAATGGGTGGGGGGAAGCAGTGAAAATGGAACAAAGGTGACGGATtcgtaaaagaaaaaaagttggcGATGAGATCGAAGAAACAGACAATCTGAGAAATCTGACGGAtccaaagaaatgaaaatagtGGGACTTCGAAGCTGGGAGAGTGAGAGGAGGGGGGAAGGATGATAGGGAGGCTTCGATGTTTACGAGGCGGACATCAACACCGCCCGTTTAACTAACCACAACCGCAATGTTTTGACTACGAACACAACAGAATATCAtcacattaaatattaatatttaataaataattttaatatcataaCATGCTGTGATAGGTAGAAAGTACAACGTCCGACTTCGAAATAATCCATCAATTCTCCTCTGTCAAAATGATGTAGGGCAGcatattcttaaaatttattacttCGATAAATACGAGATCAATACTATATCacctatatttcaaaaatatctaataataacACAATTCAAAAAGAGATTCTTTTTTTACTATTGAAtcataaaattgaataattaagatGAGTgtcaaaatgatatatatatatctatatctataatAGAGAGATTGTActtaattactatatttataaataaataaaaaataaaaacactaatattttttaacacaagCTCATTTAAGAAGTTTACACATCAATAATGTATTTGGTATGTGTTTAAGCAAACTTATAAATACCTTTgcaatctttatttttatgttgaaaGTTGAGCTACTATGAAATGGAGTACGTGAAAGCACTGTTTTCAATTTCCTACCATATTGGCCCAGTGGCCGGTATAGGTACTATACACATTTCGTACCGGTTCAAATACCGGCTGTACCGACTTCAATTTCggccttcaaatttttttatttttttattttttcaaagtacaagtttatttttttaccttcaattcaaattagactatttataatttatatatatgtatttatatataatttattcatatatagactattattttaaaatataatttatatatataatttattcatatatcgactattccgaaacaGTACACGGAACGGTAtcggtatcaaaatatttcgttttagtatcttgaccggtacgacttTTGGTACGGTATTCAAATCATTGTGTGAAAGTCCTAAACCACGAACACATCCCCATTACTTTACTTTACAACCATCGAATATATACTCTCCTACAATGAATTCCTCTCCATGCCATTCAAtccttcattttattatatttttttttcatggtattttcctcaattttctttgttcttcCTCCTATTATTCTGCATTCATAAACTGTGACATGATTGTAACCGTTTCCGTTTTTGCTAGTGATTCTAATAGTCTCTTGTCGAGATCAAGAGTTTTTAAAGTGTGTGAAAAATAGATACATAAAATGAGTtcgataatattttattgaacatTTAATACTACTAGAATGAGTGtcaatgattatttaattttatgtctTAAGAACTGCCCTGTTAGGCTTTAGTTATGgatagataattttatatcttctatttttcaaaaggatATGCTTCTTTCAATCTACAGTCATATGATTCGATATATATACTTAATTCGGAGACTAATTAAATGCGCTGCCATTACTGGAAGTATGCTGTAAATCCGGCATAATGCTTGAAAAACTTTATTTTGCTTTCATACAGAGATCTGCTGCTTTAGATAATTTGAAGCAGCTATGCACAAACCATTCCGTTTCATTATCATGCATGTTGCTATAGATCAGTCTTGATTAATAATGAGGTAGAATTTTCCAGAGGCGCTGCCACTGTTGCAGCAGttgattttatttccaacattACAGTATTCATGATCTGCAGTACTCTATGTTTTAGATCAACCTATGTAGTTGTTTACTTTCCATCCTATCATATTGGCTTGCATCCATCTTCCATGATGTGGTGTAGTCTATTTCTGGGTTCTTCGACTCTTGATTTGTTCATGATACATGTTCTCGACCCGCTTGTACATTCTTCTATTCATCCGACCtgcaaaccatgcatgcatgatagatATGTTAGTCCCATGAAttaggaacatatatatatatatatatataaaattgctTTTCTAAAGTCATCCAACAAAGGATATTTATTGGGAACATACCTGGCTTATAATAAGTTCTGGATTTGACAATCTGAGGGATGAAAACTCCTGTTCCATTGCCATTTTTCCACAGGTTCAGGAGCCACGCAGGTGCTGAATTAGTGTCCTCATTTTCCCACCAGTTGAAATAGCTTCCAGGTTGTAATATAGCAGGGTAACTACAAGCAGAAGTCAAGCTGTTTTTTGAGCTTCTTCCTTTGGCAACACCAGAGGAGTTTCTCCTTCTGGTTTTCTGAAAatcttcatcatcctcatctgctGTCAAAAGCAAAATCTGTCTCCTGATTTCTGCATAGAGAATATCATTATTATCATGCTCGTCACCTTGATCAACTACTTCAAGATAGTGGTGATCATGATCTGTGTTCATGGCCATATTGGATTGAAGAGTACTGCTGCAATCAAACTCCATGAAAGGCTTTTTAAGTAGGAGATCATGGTGAATTGGGTTTCTTATGGAACTGGTTTGggattattatatagaaataatacTTGGTTTTGAGGTCAATGTTATCGGTGCAGGGACGTTGGAATATTGGTTAAACGCTTCCAAATGGCAAATGGATTTCAATTATTCCAAATAATATGTCTACTTTTTTGTACTTTAGTTCATGTACATATCAGAAATGGAGTCACTAGGAAACCAAATGGATGAGAATGACTTGTTCTATAAAATAATTGCCAACCTCTCCATTAGAAGTGATCATATATACCTGCTCGACTTATTATAAATTATGGGTTTTAAGTCATGAATTAGGATTATTTTTGCATAAATAATAGGTTAAAAAGGGGACAGATTAGAGAATCGAGGTGCTGATAGACAGACCCACCTCAGAATtgggttttatatatttttaaggtCAAATCTCATTCAATATTATTGTGTGTTTTTCCAAATTATGGAACATGTTGACTAAAAAAGCAATAATTAAGAACTTATGGGCGACCAAATTGGCAACCACTTGGGCGAtcatgatttattatttaagtaacCATTATTGCAGTAGAAAGgccaaaattaagttgtttgaaagaaaaaggttAAAAAGAGGATCAGTACAGAACGCAGAGATGAGAGAGGTCAGACCTGTTGCCAAGAGTTGGGTCGTCAAAACTACCGACCATGTTGACCAAAATAATTAAGCAAATAAAAGAAACGTGATGCCTCCAATTGACAAGCAGATCATGtagaatttgaaacataaatcCTAATTGTTTTTCCCTTTCTAATTTTCTATTTCATTATCACTTGAAGACGGTTCGAAATTCCAAATCCCCCTGGAGTcgagattttatatatatatatatatatatatatatatatatatattcaatttctGGACATTCACTTTTTCACTAAAGTCTCGATTGTTTtcataaatgagatgagatgagatgagatgaactgagattaaaattaaaagttaaataaaatattgttataatttttttttaatattatttttgttttggaatttgaaaaagttaagttgtttattttattgtgtgagaatttgaaaatattgtaatgattagataagataagttgagaaaaattgtgaaaataaacaagacctaagagcactctcattggattatctaaattaaagtacattttttatgaatgcaagatgaatttagcatttagctattacattcacataagtttctacattggaatagccattttttcattatatgacaataaaataatataagatgaatttaactttgactattcacatcaaatcttcaaattggattatccatttattcattatatagtaatgagtaattaataattttgaaaaatttttaatttttttaattatgaatttattttattttatcatattttactattcataatattatatattaattagtaattgtattctaattatattttttcaattgtcatttaaaatggagagagaaataattgatattaaaaggagagagaaagaaataatataaaaatgatttgatgaatgaatagtatgttccaaatttggaaattagtttagactttactgtaactatattccaaatatttagaatataactaattcaatgtgagagattttatgacctaatagctaaattctcattagatttaacttttagctaatccaatgataATGCAGGGTTTTAGGTCTTTATTTATCTACTATACAAATTCACCGGAAATTGAATTTGGGGAATTGAAGCATAAAAGaacaagtttatatatatatatatatatatatatatatatatatatatatatctcacatGCAAAGAAGACACGTTTATTTCTGTTCACATATTTCCTTAGAACATGATTTTCGTATTCTTTTGTGAAGTTTTGTGAGGCCAAAACCGACCGCCGGCGTAGGGAGGTGAGGGAATTAAAGTGTGATTGTACAATATTACTTaacttttatgttttgttctgttttttcaGACAATATTTAGTGAGagagtttgttttatttttctaaataatttagAAGGATATAGAAAAGATGTTGTGAGGCAAGGCCATTATCAGATTCGAACATAAAGTACAAATTACAGGAGAGGGGACATAGAAGACACATATTCACGTACCAGGTTCCAACGAATGATGAGGAATTACTCGGGGAGTTGCTTATGAGCTCTTAGAGACTGTGATGGCATGTTGGAGAAGCAGACGGAAATGGACAAGAAAAATGGTATTGCCTCGAGCATTAATACGAgtatgaatataataaataccCTTGAGAGCAAATAATGCGGGAGGAATTCAGTGTCCCCTA containing:
- the LOC108986433 gene encoding biotin carboxyl carrier protein of acetyl-CoA carboxylase 2, chloroplastic-like, with product MESFPVPCPKTTSLPRRRSGVKDSNTHQHTMLSLHRGSSPRPCALHGSFLGDPSHNLKQSRDWKMCAKLNEVTAEKSSNSAPVLSTKYGAPSSEVKVDSSHPVRDTVPNESSISAFMAHVSDLIKLVDSRDIAELQLKQLGCEILIRKKEALQQAAPVASMPPPLTHVMLPSPLPPATAAAPASANPPSASAPAPALPAPAKANTSSHPPLKCPMAGTFYRCPAPGEPPFVKVGDKVQKGQIVCIIEAMKLMNEIEADQSGTLTEILVEDTKPVSVDMPLFVIVP
- the LOC108986443 gene encoding uncharacterized protein LOC108986443, with amino-acid sequence MAMNTDHDHHYLEVVDQGDEHDNNDILYAEIRRQILLLTADEDDEDFQKTRRRNSSGVAKGRSSKNSLTSACSYPAILQPGSYFNWWENEDTNSAPAWLLNLWKNGNGTGVFIPQIVKSRTYYKPGRMNRRMYKRVENMYHEQIKSRRTQK